One Candidatus Tectomicrobia bacterium genomic region harbors:
- a CDS encoding ABC transporter substrate-binding protein codes for MIGRRFRIVLAPLLAALFVFSAAAWAGEPTDQLKVRVEQVIAVLRDSALKEKKEERRTKIRSIIMKAFDFEAMARSALGAHWNKLKPEQRKEFVDLFSNLVERTYIGKIELYTDETVRYTGERVDKSYATVDTIVSSKKQEVPIRYSLHKKDAGWQVYDVTIEGNRLVRNYRDQFQSILRRSSYEELVKSLRAKQHEG; via the coding sequence ATGATCGGCCGCAGATTCAGGATTGTTCTCGCGCCGCTGCTCGCGGCCCTCTTCGTCTTTTCGGCCGCGGCCTGGGCGGGCGAGCCCACCGACCAGCTCAAGGTCCGGGTGGAGCAGGTGATCGCCGTCCTCCGGGATTCGGCGCTCAAGGAGAAAAAGGAGGAGCGCCGGACGAAGATCCGATCGATCATCATGAAGGCGTTCGATTTCGAGGCCATGGCCCGGAGCGCCCTCGGCGCCCATTGGAACAAGCTCAAGCCGGAGCAGCGGAAGGAATTTGTCGATCTCTTCAGCAACCTGGTCGAGCGGACCTACATCGGGAAGATCGAGCTCTACACCGACGAAACCGTCCGCTACACCGGCGAGCGGGTGGACAAGAGCTATGCCACCGTGGACACCATCGTGTCCTCGAAGAAACAGGAAGTCCCCATTCGCTACAGCCTGCACAAGAAGGACGCCGGCTGGCAGGTCTACGACGTGACGATCGAGGGCAACCGGCTGGTCAGGAACTACCGCGATCAGTTCCAGTCCATCCTCCGGCGCTCTTCCTACGAAGAGCTCGTGAAAAGCCTCCGGGCCAAGCAACACGAGGGCTAG
- the mlaD gene encoding outer membrane lipid asymmetry maintenance protein MlaD: MSERRIELIVGTFVLAGLAALGYLSIQLGGVNLVPSGYEVTARFASVTGLREGSTVEIAGVQVGQVAAIGLEDSEAVITLRLKPSVKLAEDTIASIRTKGILGDKYVSLSPGGGEKVIPSGGRIRETEPPVDIEKIIGQFIYGKVK, encoded by the coding sequence TTGTCAGAGCGGCGGATCGAGCTGATCGTGGGGACGTTCGTGCTCGCGGGGCTGGCCGCCCTCGGGTATCTCTCGATCCAGCTGGGCGGGGTGAACCTAGTCCCGTCCGGCTACGAGGTGACCGCCCGCTTCGCCAGCGTCACCGGCCTGAGGGAGGGCTCCACCGTCGAGATCGCCGGGGTTCAGGTGGGCCAGGTGGCCGCCATCGGCCTGGAGGACAGCGAGGCGGTGATCACCCTCCGCCTGAAGCCGAGCGTGAAGCTCGCCGAGGACACCATCGCTTCGATCCGCACCAAAGGGATACTGGGCGACAAGTACGTCAGCCTCAGCCCGGGGGGCGGGGAGAAGGTCATCCCGTCCGGAGGCCGCATCCGGGAGACGGAACCGCCCGTCGACATCGAGAAGATCATCGGGCAGTTCATCTATGGGAAGGTCAAGTAG
- a CDS encoding ABC transporter permease, with product MEPDPVALQGVRLLGRRALDTTAEAGRMGIFLGASLGWLLLPPYRFRLLLRQMRSIGAGSVSIVVLTGLFTGMVLALQAFYTLQKFGSESLLGPAVALSLIRELGPVLTALVVAGRAGSAMTAEIGIMVITEQVDALKSMAVNPIQRLSSPRLLAGVLTFPLLASMFNVVGIFGGYFVGVKLLGLSSGVYFGEMQAKVEMADITGGLEKSLAFGLLVTWICCYEGYTCGHGAEGVGRATTSAVVLSSVLILVTDYFLTSMVF from the coding sequence ATGGAACCGGATCCCGTCGCACTGCAAGGCGTGAGGCTTCTCGGACGGCGCGCCCTGGATACCACCGCCGAAGCCGGCCGGATGGGGATCTTTCTGGGAGCCTCCCTCGGATGGCTTCTCCTCCCCCCCTACCGGTTCCGGCTCCTGCTCCGGCAGATGCGGTCCATCGGGGCCGGTTCGGTTTCCATCGTCGTGCTCACCGGCCTGTTCACCGGAATGGTGCTCGCGCTCCAGGCCTTCTACACCCTGCAGAAGTTCGGCTCCGAGAGCCTGCTGGGGCCGGCCGTCGCGCTGAGCCTCATCCGGGAGCTGGGGCCGGTCCTCACCGCCCTCGTGGTGGCGGGCCGGGCGGGGTCGGCCATGACCGCCGAGATCGGGATCATGGTCATCACGGAACAGGTGGACGCCCTCAAGAGCATGGCCGTGAATCCCATCCAGCGGCTCTCCTCTCCCCGCCTGCTGGCCGGGGTTCTGACGTTCCCGCTGCTCGCCTCGATGTTCAACGTGGTGGGCATCTTTGGGGGCTACTTCGTCGGGGTGAAGCTCCTCGGCCTGAGCAGCGGGGTCTATTTCGGGGAGATGCAGGCGAAGGTCGAGATGGCGGACATCACGGGAGGGCTGGAGAAGTCGCTCGCGTTCGGCCTCCTGGTGACGTGGATCTGCTGCTACGAGGGGTACACCTGCGGGCACGGCGCCGAGGGAGTGGGCCGCGCGACGACGTCGGCCGTCGTCCTCTCCTCGGTGCTCATCCTCGTGACCGACTATTTCCTGACCTCGATGGTCTTTTGA
- a CDS encoding MBL fold metallo-hydrolase has translation MSAGARVIVLGCGTSTGVPAIGCTDPVCLSDDPRNKRLRPSIFIEGDGTGLLVDTGPDLREQALRHGLRRVDAVVYTHHHADHTHGIDDLRVFNFLMKRTIPCYAYPDTAAVLRRNFSYIFGETPDYQGFKPQLTLHEVAGRPFEAGGFRVRPIELEHGGIRVMGLRIGDFAYATDCNAIPKASMRALEGVRVLILDALRHREHPSHFTVEQALGVVRELRPERTYFTHTNYELEYHETNAKLPPGVEMAYDGLTFEIQAGD, from the coding sequence ATGAGCGCGGGAGCGCGCGTCATCGTCCTGGGGTGCGGCACCTCCACCGGGGTCCCGGCCATCGGCTGCACCGATCCCGTCTGCCTCTCGGACGACCCGCGCAACAAGCGGCTGCGGCCGAGCATCTTCATCGAGGGGGATGGGACGGGCCTTCTCGTGGACACGGGCCCGGACCTCCGCGAGCAGGCCCTGCGCCACGGGCTCCGCCGGGTGGACGCCGTCGTCTATACCCACCACCACGCCGACCACACCCACGGGATCGACGACCTGCGCGTCTTCAACTTCCTGATGAAGCGCACCATCCCCTGCTACGCCTACCCCGACACGGCCGCCGTCCTGCGGCGCAACTTCAGCTACATCTTCGGCGAAACTCCCGACTACCAGGGCTTCAAGCCCCAGCTCACCCTCCACGAGGTGGCGGGGCGCCCGTTCGAGGCGGGGGGGTTCCGGGTGCGGCCCATCGAGCTCGAGCACGGCGGCATCCGGGTGATGGGCCTCCGCATCGGCGACTTCGCCTACGCCACCGACTGCAACGCCATCCCCAAGGCGTCGATGCGGGCGCTGGAGGGGGTGCGGGTGCTCATCCTCGACGCCCTGCGGCACCGGGAGCACCCCTCCCACTTCACCGTGGAGCAGGCCCTCGGAGTCGTGCGCGAGCTGCGGCCCGAGCGGACCTACTTCACCCACACCAATTACGAACTGGAATACCACGAGACGAACGCGAAGCTGCCCCCCGGCGTCGAGATGGCCTACGACGGGCTCACCTTCGAGATCCAGGCCGGGGACTAG
- a CDS encoding aminotransferase class I/II-fold pyridoxal phosphate-dependent enzyme, translating into MPRRFIDLRSDTVTRPTPPMREAMMRAEVGDDLFGEDPTVNSLQERAAGIFGKEAALFVPSGTQANQIAIKAYSQPGDEIVADAKCHPFRSEAGAPSLISGIQFAFVPADRGVYARRDAEAVLRPEMGLGPHTALIWIENTHNAGGGQVFPLERMKELRALSLGRGVPLHMDGARIFNAVAASGIPPLEWGGQCDSLSFCLSKGLGCPVGSVLIGGRAFIQKARRIRKILGGGWRQAGILAAAGLYALDHHAGRLSEDHANAQRFAELTAGIPGVRHAFPTTPTNIVFLDVSESGRTADEVNARLMERGAALSTFGPAHMRAVTHLDVSRKDVEDAAKALAEAVA; encoded by the coding sequence GTGCCACGCCGATTCATTGACTTGAGAAGCGACACCGTCACCCGCCCCACGCCCCCGATGCGCGAGGCCATGATGCGCGCCGAGGTGGGCGACGACCTCTTCGGCGAGGACCCCACCGTCAACTCCCTCCAGGAGCGCGCGGCGGGCATCTTCGGCAAGGAGGCCGCCCTCTTCGTCCCCTCCGGCACCCAGGCCAACCAGATCGCCATCAAGGCCTACTCCCAGCCCGGGGACGAGATCGTCGCCGACGCCAAGTGCCATCCCTTCCGCAGCGAGGCCGGGGCTCCCTCCCTCATCTCGGGAATCCAGTTCGCGTTCGTGCCGGCCGACCGGGGAGTCTATGCCCGCCGCGACGCCGAAGCGGTCCTCCGGCCCGAGATGGGCCTGGGGCCGCACACCGCCCTCATCTGGATCGAGAACACCCACAACGCCGGCGGCGGGCAAGTCTTTCCCCTGGAGCGGATGAAGGAGCTGCGCGCGCTCTCCCTCGGGCGCGGGGTCCCCCTCCACATGGACGGGGCGCGCATCTTCAACGCCGTGGCGGCCTCCGGCATCCCGCCCCTGGAGTGGGGCGGCCAGTGCGACTCCCTCTCCTTCTGCCTCTCGAAGGGGCTGGGCTGCCCCGTTGGCTCGGTGCTCATCGGGGGCCGGGCCTTCATCCAGAAGGCGCGGCGCATCCGCAAGATCCTGGGCGGGGGCTGGCGGCAGGCGGGCATCCTGGCGGCGGCGGGTCTCTACGCGCTCGACCACCACGCCGGGCGTCTGTCGGAGGACCACGCGAACGCCCAGCGCTTCGCCGAGCTCACCGCGGGAATCCCCGGGGTGCGGCACGCCTTCCCCACGACCCCCACCAACATCGTCTTCCTCGACGTCTCCGAGTCGGGGAGGACGGCCGATGAGGTGAACGCCCGCCTGATGGAGCGCGGGGCCGCGCTCTCGACCTTCGGCCCGGCCCACATGCGCGCCGTCACCCACTTGGACGTGAGCCGGAAGGACGTGGAGGATGCGGCCAAGGCGCTGGCCGAGGCCGTTGCATGA
- a CDS encoding GAF domain-containing protein: MNLSADLPQLAKVVYHSPALPLQEWRGQLEGQGFVLHEVPSLEAIEPAQDALNVILLDDRLAGENGLPGLERFSAETTPASIIRVIPSGLAGMPSGELPPHVSGVLQCPVQETALMLALRGAFWHAALQRSAHIERHHRGLLTRNLDKLTQIGIALSAEQNHYRLLDMILTHSRELTNADAGSLYLVEETSDGKRNLRFVHTQNDSKRIPFKQFIMPATKTSISGYVAVTGGTLNIPDVYDLPPGVEYSVNKSFDQSVGYRSKSMLVVPMRDHNNEITGVLQLINAKPSADILIPTPEAAERHVVPFDHAVEHLVSSLASQAAVALENSMLIESLERTFEGLVKASVHAIEQRDPITSGHSERVTELTCALAHAVSETTEGRYAETLFTEEQMKELRYAGFLHDFGKIGVREHVLQKANKLYPMEMEVVKNRFAVIKRTIQAEYQERMLELALAGKRDEVEKQRGEMNARLAEVDHYLSLIVRSDVPTMMPDGDFDGLMKLGEITYRDFDGTEKPYLTPNELKCLALRRGNLTEEERKEIESHVVHSYDFLVQIPWTRALRGVPEIAHGHHEKLNGTGYPRHLKEEEIVLQAKIMCVCDIFDALTATDRPYKKAAPLEKAIQILKFEVKDQHLDPELVDIFVKKKVYRAVEQFREAEYAEPAS, translated from the coding sequence ATGAACCTCTCCGCTGATCTTCCCCAGCTCGCGAAGGTGGTGTACCACTCCCCCGCCCTTCCGCTCCAGGAGTGGCGGGGGCAGCTCGAGGGCCAGGGCTTCGTGCTCCACGAGGTTCCCTCGCTGGAGGCGATCGAGCCGGCCCAGGACGCGCTCAACGTCATCCTCCTCGATGACCGCTTGGCGGGCGAGAACGGGCTCCCCGGGCTGGAGCGTTTCTCCGCCGAGACGACCCCGGCCTCGATCATCCGCGTCATCCCGTCCGGCCTGGCGGGGATGCCCTCGGGAGAGCTTCCGCCCCACGTCTCGGGCGTGCTCCAGTGCCCCGTCCAGGAGACGGCCCTCATGCTCGCCTTGCGGGGGGCCTTCTGGCACGCGGCCCTCCAGCGCTCGGCCCATATCGAGCGCCACCACCGGGGCCTCCTCACCCGGAACTTGGACAAGCTGACCCAGATCGGAATCGCCCTCTCGGCGGAGCAGAACCACTACCGCCTCCTCGACATGATCCTCACCCACAGCCGGGAGCTCACCAACGCCGACGCGGGGAGCCTCTATCTGGTGGAGGAAACCAGCGACGGGAAGAGGAACCTCCGTTTCGTGCACACCCAGAACGATTCGAAGCGCATCCCCTTCAAGCAGTTCATCATGCCCGCCACCAAGACGAGCATCTCCGGCTACGTCGCCGTGACGGGTGGGACGCTCAACATCCCGGACGTGTACGACCTGCCGCCTGGGGTCGAATACTCGGTCAACAAGTCCTTCGACCAAAGCGTGGGCTACCGGAGCAAGTCCATGCTCGTGGTGCCGATGCGCGACCATAACAACGAGATCACGGGCGTCCTGCAGCTGATCAACGCCAAGCCCTCGGCCGACATCCTGATCCCGACGCCCGAGGCGGCCGAGCGGCACGTCGTGCCCTTCGACCACGCGGTCGAGCACCTGGTCTCCTCCCTGGCCAGCCAGGCCGCCGTGGCCCTGGAGAACAGCATGCTGATCGAGAGCCTCGAGCGGACCTTCGAGGGGCTGGTCAAGGCCTCGGTCCACGCGATCGAGCAGCGGGACCCGATCACGTCCGGCCACTCCGAGCGCGTCACGGAGCTCACCTGCGCGCTCGCCCACGCCGTGAGCGAGACGACCGAGGGCCGCTACGCCGAGACGCTCTTCACCGAGGAGCAGATGAAGGAGCTTCGCTACGCGGGCTTCCTGCACGACTTCGGCAAGATCGGCGTCCGCGAGCACGTGCTCCAGAAGGCGAACAAGCTCTACCCGATGGAGATGGAGGTAGTGAAGAACCGCTTCGCCGTCATCAAGCGGACCATCCAGGCCGAGTACCAGGAACGGATGCTCGAGCTCGCCCTCGCCGGAAAGCGGGATGAGGTGGAGAAACAGCGCGGGGAGATGAACGCCAGGCTGGCCGAGGTGGACCACTACCTGAGCCTGATCGTCCGCTCCGACGTCCCCACCATGATGCCGGACGGGGACTTCGACGGCCTGATGAAGCTCGGGGAGATCACCTATCGTGACTTCGACGGGACGGAGAAGCCCTACCTCACCCCCAACGAGCTCAAGTGCCTCGCTCTCCGCCGGGGGAACCTGACGGAGGAGGAGCGCAAGGAGATCGAGTCCCACGTCGTCCACAGCTACGACTTCCTCGTCCAGATCCCGTGGACCCGGGCGCTCCGGGGCGTGCCCGAGATCGCCCACGGCCACCACGAGAAGCTGAACGGGACCGGATATCCCCGGCACCTGAAGGAAGAGGAGATCGTCCTTCAGGCCAAGATCATGTGCGTATGCGACATCTTCGACGCCCTCACCGCCACGGATCGCCCCTACAAGAAGGCCGCTCCCCTGGAGAAGGCCATCCAGATCCTCAAGTTCGAGGTGAAGGACCAGCATCTAGATCCGGAGCTGGTGGACATCTTCGTCAAGAAGAAGGTCTACCGGGCGGTGGAGCAGTTCAGGGAAGCCGAATACGCCGAACCCGCTTCCTGA
- a CDS encoding M48 family metalloprotease: MAEGPFPPGHRVRARRYQMQRLGLGLAASAVEAGAVLAVLSLAPRGGWPMPHAPAFISGMVYFALLALLREAVSFPLDYLAGYRLPRREGLSTETLGGWLLDRAKGMLLLLAIGGPAAGAFVAVMAARPQDWWWLAAGLGILLGGALTLIGPVVLAPLFFRFKPLEDPGLRERLEGLLARTGARVRGGVWEMDLSRKSRAANAALVGWGPSRRVVLSDTLLDSSPEEIEAVLAHEIAHHVGRHIPRLLLARAAALAAGLFLVQKVLEHPGWHAWAGIPPVPPGEPAAIAAAWLLLGLWGMLLAPATLAHARRLEYWCDAFAVRHTGSGEGMASALEKLCLKNLADPCPPRWVVALFHSHPPLGERIRRARRGGSA, from the coding sequence ATGGCCGAGGGACCCTTCCCGCCCGGGCACCGTGTCCGGGCGCGGCGCTACCAGATGCAGCGGCTGGGGCTGGGGCTGGCCGCCTCCGCCGTGGAAGCCGGAGCCGTCCTGGCCGTCCTCTCCCTTGCGCCGCGGGGGGGCTGGCCGATGCCGCATGCCCCGGCTTTCATCTCGGGGATGGTCTATTTCGCGCTCCTGGCGCTCCTGCGCGAGGCGGTCTCTTTCCCGCTGGACTACCTGGCCGGCTACCGGCTGCCCCGCCGCGAGGGCCTCTCGACCGAGACGCTGGGCGGGTGGCTCCTCGACCGGGCCAAAGGGATGCTGCTCCTCCTGGCCATCGGGGGCCCGGCGGCCGGGGCCTTCGTGGCCGTCATGGCGGCCCGCCCGCAGGACTGGTGGTGGCTCGCCGCCGGGCTGGGGATTCTCCTGGGAGGGGCCCTCACCCTCATCGGGCCGGTCGTGCTGGCCCCCCTGTTCTTCCGCTTCAAGCCGCTGGAGGACCCCGGCCTCCGGGAGCGCCTGGAGGGCCTCCTCGCCCGGACGGGGGCCCGGGTGCGGGGCGGGGTGTGGGAGATGGACCTGAGCCGCAAGAGCCGGGCCGCCAACGCCGCCCTGGTGGGCTGGGGGCCCTCCCGCCGGGTGGTGCTCTCGGACACCCTGCTCGATTCCTCTCCGGAGGAGATCGAGGCCGTGCTCGCCCACGAGATCGCCCACCACGTGGGGCGGCATATCCCGCGGCTGCTCCTGGCGCGGGCGGCGGCCCTGGCGGCGGGGCTGTTCCTCGTCCAGAAGGTCCTGGAGCATCCGGGGTGGCACGCCTGGGCGGGCATCCCCCCCGTCCCGCCCGGGGAGCCCGCCGCGATCGCCGCCGCCTGGCTGCTGCTCGGGCTGTGGGGGATGCTCCTCGCGCCCGCGACGCTCGCCCACGCGCGCCGGCTGGAGTACTGGTGCGACGCCTTCGCCGTCCGCCATACGGGGTCGGGCGAGGGGATGGCCTCCGCCCTGGAGAAGCTCTGCCTCAAGAACCTGGCGGACCCCTGTCCGCCCCGCTGGGTGGTGGCGCTGTTCCATTCCCACCCGCCGCTGGGAGAGCGTATCCGCCGCGCCCGGAGGGGCGGGAGCGCCTAG
- a CDS encoding DUF3105 domain-containing protein: protein MFYRTDPPTSGSHYPVATSPGFYESPQLPGNLVHALEHGSIVIYYDDPGREAMQRLREWASHYADPWAGLVVTPKPGLGRVVILTAWTKKLQLAEFDSKAAAAFIDRFRGRGPERPVR, encoded by the coding sequence ATGTTTTACCGGACGGATCCGCCCACCTCAGGGTCGCACTATCCGGTCGCCACATCCCCCGGTTTCTACGAGAGCCCGCAGCTCCCCGGAAACTTGGTCCATGCGCTGGAGCATGGAAGTATCGTCATCTATTACGACGACCCCGGCCGGGAGGCGATGCAAAGGCTGAGGGAGTGGGCGAGCCATTACGCCGACCCGTGGGCGGGTTTGGTCGTCACGCCGAAGCCGGGCCTGGGACGGGTGGTCATCCTGACGGCGTGGACGAAGAAACTCCAACTGGCTGAATTCGACTCGAAAGCGGCGGCCGCGTTCATCGATCGGTTCCGGGGCCGGGGCCCGGAGAGGCCGGTCCGGTAA
- a CDS encoding adenylate/guanylate cyclase domain-containing protein, with the protein MTRIEAENQWLRRFVPSAVREAIEKDPFTPPLCRLCRQMRDLTVLFVDIAGCTRLCEELPAERVQDLIEEYFSSFIDEVHELGGTINETAGDGLMVLFPGEGPEGHARAAVRAASLIHSRTMEFEVCHESECRDLAVHIGVNSGPANLGVMEYRGRREVRATYTAIGPVTNLAARLTGLAPARKTYASEETWRRLNGAFKGCYAGSFELKNIGRPVKVYDVTADLVPGPGS; encoded by the coding sequence ATGACGCGGATCGAGGCCGAGAACCAATGGCTGCGGCGCTTCGTCCCCTCCGCCGTTCGCGAGGCCATCGAGAAAGATCCGTTCACCCCGCCGCTGTGCCGGCTTTGCCGGCAGATGCGGGATCTCACCGTGCTCTTCGTCGACATCGCCGGGTGCACGCGCCTGTGCGAGGAGCTCCCGGCCGAGCGGGTGCAGGACCTCATCGAGGAGTACTTCTCCTCTTTCATCGACGAGGTGCACGAGCTCGGAGGGACGATCAACGAGACGGCCGGGGACGGCTTGATGGTTCTCTTCCCCGGGGAAGGGCCGGAAGGACACGCCCGCGCCGCCGTCCGCGCCGCGTCTCTCATCCATTCCCGCACGATGGAATTCGAGGTGTGCCATGAGAGCGAGTGCCGGGACTTGGCCGTGCACATCGGGGTCAACTCCGGACCCGCGAACCTGGGCGTGATGGAATACCGGGGGCGGCGGGAGGTCCGCGCCACCTATACGGCGATCGGGCCGGTGACCAACCTCGCCGCCCGCCTCACCGGCCTCGCGCCCGCCAGGAAGACCTACGCATCCGAGGAAACCTGGCGCCGTCTCAACGGGGCTTTCAAGGGCTGCTATGCCGGAAGTTTTGAGTTGAAGAACATCGGCCGGCCCGTGAAGGTCTACGATGTCACGGCCGACTTGGTTCCGGGTCCAGGTTCGTGA
- a CDS encoding 6-bladed beta-propeller, whose product MKLRLVLKILGGAAAALIGLVAAGWFVWVPSPKEPGYEFVIAWGGRGTGPGQFHDPTGVAVAGGEVFVSDARNARIQVFDLGGKFKRQFGEKGSGPGRLGRPMNLTVSRSDLYVADYWNDRVEVFALDGTHRRSIGRKGKGPGEFGAPGGVAVSADGDLFVADFYNQRVQHLRADGSFVRQWGKTGETGHAAGKFYYPTDVKLDRTGNVYMADGYGNRIQVFDADGKFLRKWGGPLARGIYGPFHGWFTTVTSIVFDEHGNLLAADFYNNRVQKFAPDGTFLAAFGKKGDGPGQFQHAIAVAAADDGAVFAADFANNRVQKWRPRK is encoded by the coding sequence ATGAAGCTCCGGCTCGTCCTGAAAATCCTGGGCGGCGCGGCGGCCGCCCTGATCGGGTTGGTCGCCGCCGGCTGGTTCGTCTGGGTGCCCTCGCCCAAGGAGCCGGGATACGAGTTCGTCATCGCATGGGGCGGCCGCGGAACCGGCCCCGGCCAGTTCCATGATCCTACCGGCGTCGCGGTCGCCGGGGGTGAAGTGTTCGTGAGCGACGCGCGGAACGCCCGTATCCAGGTCTTCGACCTGGGCGGGAAGTTCAAGCGCCAGTTCGGCGAGAAGGGGAGCGGGCCGGGCCGGCTCGGCCGCCCCATGAACTTGACCGTATCGCGGAGCGATCTTTACGTCGCGGACTACTGGAACGACCGCGTCGAGGTCTTCGCCCTGGACGGGACGCACCGGAGGAGCATCGGCCGCAAAGGGAAGGGCCCCGGAGAGTTCGGCGCGCCGGGGGGGGTGGCCGTCTCGGCCGACGGGGACCTCTTCGTCGCCGACTTCTACAACCAGCGGGTCCAGCACTTGCGGGCGGACGGAAGCTTCGTGCGGCAGTGGGGGAAAACGGGCGAGACAGGTCATGCGGCCGGCAAATTCTACTATCCGACCGATGTGAAGCTCGACCGAACGGGCAATGTCTACATGGCCGACGGCTATGGGAATCGGATTCAAGTGTTCGATGCTGACGGCAAATTCCTGCGCAAATGGGGCGGGCCGCTCGCGCGCGGCATCTACGGCCCGTTCCATGGCTGGTTTACGACGGTGACATCCATCGTTTTCGACGAGCACGGAAATCTGCTCGCCGCCGACTTCTACAACAACCGCGTCCAGAAGTTCGCGCCCGACGGGACCTTCCTCGCCGCCTTCGGGAAAAAAGGCGATGGGCCCGGCCAGTTCCAGCACGCGATCGCCGTCGCCGCCGCCGATGACGGCGCCGTCTTCGCCGCCGACTTCGCGAACAACCGCGTCCAGAAGTGGCGGCCCCGGAAGTGA
- a CDS encoding transporter — MNRRARFAHAFLPCGALALGVLAWVGAAHAAPITFNTALPIAKDQFLFRELAVFSRSTDDPDPAEREMDHWAAVSVLAYGVNADLALFGVIPYVENRLELASGGVRRTRSARGIGDAEFFARYTMFQKNWPGGNFRIAPFAGLKVPTGDDGETDRLGRLPPSVQAGSGSLDPFGGIVFTYQTLDFQIDGQAAYRAKTEANDFEFGDVARFDTSFQYRLWPRVLGSGVPGFLYGVLEASLVHQQKNEANGMKDRNSGGTQLFLTPGLQYVTRRWVVEGGVQLPVVQDLNGTALENDFTVLVSFRINF; from the coding sequence ATGAACCGCCGCGCGCGTTTTGCCCACGCCTTCCTCCCCTGCGGCGCACTCGCCCTAGGGGTTTTGGCCTGGGTGGGCGCCGCGCACGCGGCGCCGATCACCTTCAACACCGCGCTGCCAATCGCAAAGGATCAATTCCTCTTCCGCGAGCTGGCCGTGTTCAGCCGATCGACCGACGATCCGGACCCCGCCGAGCGGGAGATGGACCACTGGGCCGCGGTTTCCGTCCTCGCCTACGGGGTGAATGCGGATTTGGCGCTCTTCGGGGTGATCCCCTACGTCGAGAACCGCCTCGAACTCGCCTCCGGCGGCGTTCGCCGCACGCGGAGCGCGAGGGGGATCGGAGACGCCGAGTTCTTCGCGCGCTACACCATGTTCCAGAAGAACTGGCCGGGCGGCAACTTCCGGATCGCGCCCTTCGCGGGGCTCAAGGTCCCGACCGGCGATGACGGCGAGACCGATCGCCTCGGCCGGCTGCCGCCCAGCGTCCAGGCCGGGTCGGGATCGCTGGACCCCTTTGGCGGGATCGTCTTCACCTACCAGACGCTGGATTTTCAGATTGACGGACAAGCCGCCTACCGCGCCAAGACGGAAGCCAACGATTTCGAGTTCGGCGATGTGGCCCGCTTCGACACCTCGTTCCAGTACCGGCTGTGGCCGCGCGTGTTGGGCAGCGGCGTCCCGGGCTTCCTGTATGGGGTCCTGGAGGCCAGCCTGGTCCACCAGCAGAAGAATGAGGCCAACGGGATGAAGGACCGGAATTCGGGCGGGACGCAGCTGTTCTTGACCCCCGGCCTGCAGTACGTGACGAGGCGTTGGGTGGTCGAGGGGGGCGTGCAACTCCCCGTGGTCCAGGACCTCAACGGAACGGCGCTGGAGAACGACTTCACCGTCCTCGTGAGCTTCCGGATCAACTTCTGA
- a CDS encoding heavy-metal-associated domain-containing protein: protein MVLTPAIAAAAPTVYEVRVDGLACPFCAYGIEKSLSAVEGVKKVEVDIASGLVTVTTADGASIGEPAIRQAVKDAGFAVRSIKTSNP from the coding sequence CTGGTCTTGACCCCTGCGATTGCCGCGGCTGCGCCCACGGTCTATGAGGTGCGCGTCGACGGCCTGGCGTGCCCCTTCTGCGCCTACGGGATCGAAAAGAGCCTCTCCGCCGTCGAGGGCGTCAAGAAGGTCGAGGTCGACATCGCGAGCGGCCTGGTGACCGTCACCACGGCCGATGGGGCGAGCATCGGAGAGCCCGCCATCCGCCAGGCGGTCAAGGACGCGGGTTTTGCGGTAAGAAGCATCAAGACCTCCAACCCATGA